The Panicum hallii strain FIL2 chromosome 9, PHallii_v3.1, whole genome shotgun sequence genome has a window encoding:
- the LOC112875882 gene encoding protein NDH-DEPENDENT CYCLIC ELECTRON FLOW 5, which yields MAMAPFSTPAATAAPHATPTPLTSSRKHIAMCLSPKLGGGSQRARLASSATPQVRALSPSMAAEEAAGPSPAPVNVEYLAAEFAGHGVGFEPVGGSCAVKMALRNGSVAHLLLPSGLVTSYKPAMWHGTVTEVLHTNVAEGPGRRTVIRGGVSVDLRCAGAGAGGWSPSGAWSLHDIRGNPTTSIEIELASAAPGNAAAARCVVTLHPEALSTEIAVTNNAPAPMALSCGVSNHLRVSTPDATYALGLQGSDYRSVEPALSEFSIIPPDYRAAARQPAAAGSARHRWANRGFDMILSGGGRDSGAADEQPDGEEDDDYKHMTDAMCRVYSHAPRDFTIIDRGRRNSVRLHRRGFEELYVFSPGSQYQWYGKYAYVVVGPAMLEPVVLGSGDTWQGAQYLRNPNV from the exons ATGGCCATGGCGCCCTTCAGCACTCCTGCTGCCACTGCAGCTCCCCATGCCACTCCAACCCCTCTCACCAGCTCACGGAAGCATATCGCCATGTGCCTCTCCCCCAAGCTAGGCGGCGGCAGCCAGAGGGCGCGGCTTGCGAGTTCGGCAACTCCTCAGGTGCGCGCGCTGTCGCCGTCGATGGCGGCGGAAGAAGCGGCGGGTCCCTCCCCCGCCCCCGTCAACGTGGAGTACCTGGCCGCCGAGTTCGCCGGCCACGGCGTGGGCTTCGAGCCCGTGGGCGGCAGCTGCGCCGTCAAGATGGCGCTGCGCAACGGCAGCGTGGCGCACCTGCTGCTCCCCAGCGGGCTCGTCACGTCCTACAAGCCCGCCATGTGGCACGGCACCGTCACGGAAGTGCTCCACACGAACGTCGCCGAGGGCCCCGGCAGGCGGACCGTCATCCGAGGCGGCGTGTCCGTGGACCTCCgctgcgccggcgccggcgccggcgggtggTCGCCGAGCGGGGCGTGGTCGCTCCACGACATCCGGGGAAACCCCACGACCTCCATCGAG ATCGAGCTCGCGTCGGCGGCGCCGGGGAACGCGGCCGCGGCGAGGTGCGTGGTGACGCTGCACCCGGAGGCGCTGTCGACGGAGATCGCGGTGACGAACAACGCGCCGGCGCCGATGGCGCTGTCGTGCGGCGTGTCGAACCACCTGCGCGTGAGCACCCCGGACGCCACCTACGCGCTGGGGCTCCAGGGCTCCGACTACCGCAGCGTCGAGCCCGCGCTGTCGGAGTTCAGCATTATCCCTCCGGACTACAGGGCCGCCGCGCGGCAGCCCGCGGCCGCAGGGTCGGCCCGGCACCGGTGGGCGAACAGGGGCTTCGACATGATCCtctcgggcggcggccgggacaGCGGCGCGGCGGACGAGCAGCccgacggcgaggaggacgacgactaCAAGCACATGACGGACGCGATGTGCCGCGTCTACAGCCACGCGCCCAGAGACTTCACCATCATCGACAGG GGCAGGAGGAACTCCGTTCGCTTGCACAGGAGGGGCTTCGAGGAGCTGTATGTGTTCAGCCCAGGGTCCCAGTACCAGTGGTACGGCAAGTACGCCTACGTGGTCGTAGGGCCTGCCATGCTGGAGCCCGTGGTGCTGGGCTCCGGAGACACGTGGCAGGGGGCTCAATACCTGCGCAACCCCAATGTCTAG
- the LOC112875884 gene encoding PHD finger protein ING2, which translates to MAIARTGVYVDDYLEYSSTLAGDLQRILSTMRELDDRAHGIMGQTKEQIKYLLGVSSHGYDRSNMDDDESDRMKKDIEASQDNALSLCTEKVLLARQAYDLIESHIKRLDEDLGQFAEDLKHEGKIPPDEPPVLPPAPVVSRDEKRRLGFSTPQSSKKFREREWDRERGIDFDLMPPPGSSKKAGTSMDLDQMIDPNEPTYCICHQVSYGDMIACDNENCEGGEWFHYTCVGLTPETRFKGKWFCPTCRNLQ; encoded by the exons ATGGCGATCGCCCGCACCGGCGTGTACGTCGATGACTACCTCGAGT ACTCGAGCACCTTGGCCGGAGACCTGCAGAGGATCCTCTCCACCATGCGGGAGCTCGACGACAGGGCACATG gcattatgggtcaGACCAAAGAGCAGATAAAGTATCTCCTGGGAGTATCGTCCCATGGGTATGACAGGTCAAACATGGATGATGACGAGTCGGACAGGATGAAGAAGGATATAGAAGCTAGTCAGGACAATGCTTTGAGCCTCTGCACCGAGAAAGTGTTGCTGGCACGCCAAGCTTATGACCTG ATAGAGAGCCATATCAAACGCCTTGATGAAGACCTGGGCCAGTTTGCAGAAGATTTAAAGCATG AAGGAAAGATACCTCCAGATGAACCTCCAGTCCTTCCTCCAGCTCCGGTGGTTAGCAGAGATGAGAAAAGGAGGCTTGGTTTTAGTACACCTCAATCATCAAAGAAATTTAGAGAGAGGGAGTGGGACAGGGAAAGGGGTATCGACTTTGATTTAATGCCCCCTCCAGGTAGCAGCAAGAAAGCAGGTACATCTATGGATTTGGATCAAATGATTGATCCAAATGAACCAACGTATTGTATATGCCACCAG GTTTCATATGGTGATATGATTGCCTGTGATAATGAGAAT TGTGAAGGAGGCGAATGGTTTCATTACACGTGTGTGGGTTTGACTCCAGAAACGAGATTCAAGGGAAAATGGTTTTGCCCGACATGCAGGAATCTTCAATGA